In the Ctenopharyngodon idella isolate HZGC_01 chromosome 4, HZGC01, whole genome shotgun sequence genome, one interval contains:
- the LOC127511060 gene encoding NACHT, LRR and PYD domains-containing protein 12-like isoform X4, producing the protein MASIEELLLNSLMDLIEPELSQFQWHLKKHERISNSEMENADRLKTVDKMVASFGPEEAVKTTLEILRKMNHNNLAEQLENNHKQGSTADDSQVILHDYTETSLKLKKKLKQDYNRILIGNSETGHRKCLNDIYTDLYVVENETGGRVNDHEIESNQNRLTAKEKPIKCNDMFKVQSTGQQNRKVLTMGIAGVGKTVSVNKFIFDWAEGKENQDIVFIFPLPFRRLNLIKEEYSLMGMLNKYFFSSPEELPSLPEGDGKVMFIFDGLDECRFPLNFKEDDIFTNVNEKTTVSKIIINLMKTHLVPSALIWITSRPAAASLIPRDYTDQVTEVRGFNNEQKEQYFIKNSPKVSENIIRHIRKFRSLYIMCHIPVFCWISLTVLQPLLARESNDKTPTTLTGMYTSFLISQQQQMEKKYCDGPEPEANARSFDEIILKLGKLAFKQLEKGNLIFYKKDLEECGLDVNEGSVYSGLCTQMFQEEKVSARKVYSFIHLSIQEFLAALYVFLTGTYKNPFLETWEKLTWNLSKKPLFMLHKAAVKKALQSENGHLDLFLRFLLGLSLESNQNDLKELLPKLKLKTENMKITADYIKKKIEKEKSVERTINLFHCLSELNDDFIEEIQKNLSSGNFSAQNLSSAQWSGLVFLLLMSEETQEKFEMQKYRRSDESLMRLLPVIKNTRRALLQCCNLTAQSCELLSSTLQSSNSVLRELDLSNNDLQDSGVKIFSKTLRSPNCQLEILKLPTCNLTAQCCESLSSALQSSFLRELDLSNNDLQDSGVKLLSDGLKDHKSPNCQLKILRFPTCKLTAQCCESLSSVLQSSNSFLRELDLSNNDLQDSGVKLLSDGLKSLNCQLEIMRERDTAFYRIMRNITREPVSESQVSNLSNPIGRRQPMTSS; encoded by the exons ATGGCATCTATTGAAGAGCTGCTTCTGAACTCACTGATGGACCTGATAGAACCTGAACTGAGTCAGTTTCAGTGGCACTTAAAGAAACATGAGCGTATATCAAATTCTGAAATGGAGAATGCAGATAGGTTAAAAACGGTTGATAAGATGGTTGCAAGTTTTGGACCAGAAGAAGCTGTGAAGACCACGTTGGAGATCCTGAGGAAGATGAACCACAATAATCTGGCTGAGCAGCTGGAGAACAATCACAAGCAAG GCTCAACTGCAGACGACAGTCAAGTTATTCTTCATGATTACACAGAGACCAGCCTCAAActgaagaaaaaattaaaacaagacTACAACCGGATACTGATTGGTAATTCAGAGACGGGTCATCGGAAATGCCTGAACGATATCTACACTGATTTATATGTGGTGGAGAATGAGACTGGAGGAAGAGTAAACGACCATGAGATCGAATCAAATCAGAACAGACTGACTGCCAAGGAGAAGCCAATCAAGTGTAATGACATGTTTAAAGTCCAGTCCACAGgtcaacaaaacagaaaagtgcTGACAATGGGGATCGCAGGAGTAGGAAAAACTGTCTCTGTCAATAAATTCATCTTTGACTgggctgaaggaaaagaaaatcagGATATAGTCTTCATATTTCCACTTCCATTCCGTAGATTGAATTTGATTAAAGAAGAGTACAGTCTCATGGGAATGCTTAACAAATACTTTTTTAGTAGTCCTGAAGAACTGCCCTCTCTTCCTGAAGGTGATGGTAAAGTtatgttcatctttgatgggcTGGATGAATGTCGCTTTCCTTTGAACTTCAAAGAAGATGACATATTtacaaatgtaaatgaaaaaacaacagTGAGTAAGATAATAATAAACCTTATGAAGACACATCTggttccctctgctctcatctggatcacatccagaccagcagcagccagTCTGATACCCCGAGACTACACTGATCAAGTGACAGAGGTGCGTGGATTTAACAATGAACAGAAAGAGCAATACTTCATCAAAAACAGTCCTAAGGTTTCTGAAAACATTATCCGTCACATCAGGAAATTCAGGAGCCTGTACATCATGTGTCATATCCCTGTATTCTGCTGGATCTCTCTTACTGTTCTTCAGCCTCTACTGGCTCGAGAGAGCAATGACAAAACACCCACAACACTCACAGGGATGTACACAAGTTTCTTAATTTCTCAGCAGCaacagatggaaaaaaaatactgtgatgGCCCTGAACCTGAAGCCAATGCAAGGTCTTTTGATGAGATTATTCTGAAGCTTGGGAAACTGGCCTTTAAACAGTTGGAGAAAGGAAACCTGATTTTCTACAAAAAAGATCTTGAGGAATGTGGATTGGATGTCAACGAAGGGTCAGTGTACTCAGGGCTTTGCACCCAGATGTTTCAGGAGGAAAAGGTTTCAGCAAGAAAAGTTTACAGCTTCATACATCTCAGCATACAGGAATTCCTTGCTGCTCtttatgtgtttttgacagGAACGTACAAAAACCCATTTCTTGAAACCTGGGAAAAACTGACATGGAATTTATCCAAAAAGCCACTGTTTATGCTTCATAAGGCTGCAGTCAAGAAGGCTTTGCAAAGCGAGAACGGACACCTGGACCTTTTCCTCCGGTTCCTCCTGGGTCTCTCATTGGAGTCCAATCAGAATGACCTAAAGGAACTACTGccaaaactgaaactgaaaacagAGAACATGAAAATCACTGCTGACTATATCAAAAAGAAAATAGAGAAGGAGAAATCGGTAGAGAGGACCATTAATCTCTTCCACTGTCTGAGTGAACTGAATGATGACTTTATAGAGGAAATCCAGAAGAATTTGAGCTCAGGAAATTTTTCAGCACAGAATCTCTCCTCTGCTCAGTGGTCGGGTCTGGTGTTTCTGCTCCTCATGTCAGAAGAGACTCAAGAAAAGTTTGAAATGCAGAAATACAGAAGATCTGATGAATCACTGATGAGACTGCTGCCAGTCATCAAAAACACCAGAAGAGCACT GCTACAGTGTTGTAATCTCACTGCTCAGTCCTGTGAACTTTTGTCTTCAACTCTACAATCATCAAACTCTGTCCtaagagagctggacctgagtaacaatgacctcCAGGATTCTGGAGTGAAGATTTTTTCTAAAACACTAAGgagtccaaactgtcagctggAGATACTGAA aTTACCCACATGTAATCTCACTGCTCAGTGTTGTGAGAGTTTGTCTTCAGCTCTACAATCCTCcttcctgagagagctggacctgagtaacaatgacctccaggattcaggagtgaagcttCTTTCTGACGGACTGAAGGACCATAAAagtccaaactgtcagctgAAGATACTGAG ATTTCCCACATGTAAACTCACTGCTCAGTGTTGTGAGAGTTTGTCTTCAGTTCTTCAGTCCTCAAACTCcttcctgagagagctggacctgagtaacaatgacctccaagattcaggagtgaagcttctttctgatggactgaagagtcTGAACTGTCAGCTGGAGATAATGAG